Within the Platichthys flesus chromosome 8, fPlaFle2.1, whole genome shotgun sequence genome, the region GAAGATGAGGCCGTGGGTAACAGCAAGTTGATGTTCTTGGCTAATGGCGAGGAGGATTCACTCTGCTTCTAAAAGTCAACAGAGAATAAGTCCAAAATTGCGTTTGGCAGGAAGAGAGACATTTTAACAGCGACTCCAGAGGAGCCTGCACCGAAACTCTGCTCCTTTAAATGACTTTCTTAAAAGACGAATGAGCGTTCTTTGATTTTGTCATTACCCAGTGAAAAGATTTCCCAGAGGAGAACTCCAAAGGACCACACGTCACTCTGGCTGGTGTACACTTTGTCGAAGATGCTCTCCGGAGCCATCCACTTTAAAGGCAGCCGAGCCTGAGCATTAAAACAGCAGACGGGTTTTAGGAGACAGGTTACGTACGCAGGACTGACACCTGCCTTTAAATGTAGTGATCATGTGGGTGGTTTaaaagaacaacagaaaaaagaggAGTTTGATGTTTCCCCGCAGTAAACGGAGATGGATGATAAACCGGTGTGGATGCCTTACATTGCCTTTCCTGACGTAGTCGGGGTCTTTGTATATGTCCCTGGCCAGGCCAAAGTCACAGATCTTCACAATGTTGTTCTCAGACAGGAGAATGTTCCGGGCGGCCAGGTCTCTGTGGATAcactgtggaaacacacacaaccacacacacactcgttttTGTCACGTCAGGAGGACCGTTCTGTCTTTGTAACATTGTGGGGTCCACCATTTCCAATAGTTCTACAGCATTGTAAAAAAtctgagaaaataataaaaaaatcctaaacAGAGCTATCACTTTGAATTGACAAAATTCTAAACTTTTGTCTCCACGCTAGGTTTTTGGTCAATTGTGGGGCCCAGTTTCTAGCGTTCCACTCTTGTGAGGtccaatttcacacacacatacatatctcTAGTTTTTCTATCTTAGCGGGGATCTCAATTGTGGGGCCCAGTTTCTAGCGTTCCACTCTTGTGAGGtccaatttcacacacacatacatatctcTAGTTTTTCTATCTTAGCGGGGATCTCAGCGTTAGTGGAGGATAAACTCAGTTTAAGTACACTAATACTATTTTTGGAAGATAAGATTCCTATGACTTAAATGATGCAAACCATTTTAGGATAAAATCACAACATTGTgcatctcttctcttttccctctACACCAACCAATTCACATCCCTGGTTAGCTCAGTGACAACAGATAATGACCTCCTCCTCAACATATCTGGATCATGGAGACTTTTATTCAAGAATTTGTACTAAACAatgttttgtggaaaaaaagctgctctcacaaacaacatttttgtttaaactCTGGGTATAGAACCAGACCAACCCTTTATGGTAGGCACATTTAACATAactacaaaatattaaatacaaacattgtacaaaacaaaaattgtgtaaaaaaaaaaaaaaaaagctcctcTCACTTAGGGTATAGACCCTGGCCAACCCATAATGGCAGGCACATTCAACATAACACACacgaaaatattaaatacatacaCAACAACAATATTAACTTGcaaattcatacattttccttttcatagCAGTAAtcctatttttttattaaatacttGACTGCTTTCCAGTCTCCACTGCCACAGCAGGAGTCTGCAAGTTGATCAcctgaaattcagataaaaaacaaatacatatgaTGAATTGATGCTGATGAGGTTTGTGAAGATATTGACAAGTTACAAAAGTCAGCTCTGTGATAAACAATTCTAAAACGGCATATAACCAAAGCTAAGTGTGTGGCAAAGACGTTTCTGAAGATCTGAACTACAGCCATAACAACATATAAGAGGCTAAAGCggatcacattcaaaataccctttttaaacatataacagttcagagagtgtaataatatttctgtaataacttggtttagataatgagaggtgttgccttactgatgtaaaatctcttaaagtgagatccaaacaggagggccccattagagcatctctagacacatttatgagtgtgtgtgtatgagtaaaatctctaaaagtgagatccaaatggaagggccccattagagcatcactagaaacattaatgtgtgtgtttgagatgaattgggccccataaggaaaagactagagatgtgtgtgtgctcgtttaAGTGAGGTTCCCTCGTCATCAACTATGTTCCTTCATCATAAGTCTACCAAATCCGCCAATAAGTAACCCCCAATGTAAAGCTGTATCAGAATGCTATATCAACACcacaatatctttgtaaatgaactAGATAGTGTAGAGGTCAAcataaacagtttgtgatgacagCGTCTTCATCATTCTTTTACCTGCAAGTTTGCAAGTTCAGTATTGGAATCTCCATGGGAGCTCGGATCTGCTTTTAATATCTGGGTCTCTACTGCCACAGCAGGAGTCTGCAAGTTGATCAcctgaaattcagataaaaaacaaaaacacataatgaattgAGGCAGATGAGGTTTTGAAGATATTGATAAATTACAAAAGTCAGCTCTGTGATAAACGATTCTAAAACAGCATATAACCAAAGCTAAGTGTGTGGCAAAGACGTTTCTGAAGATCTGAACTACAGCCATAACAACATATAAGAGGCTAAAGCggatcacattcaaaataccctttttaaacatataacagttcagagagtgtaataatatttctgtaataacttggtttagataatgagaggtgttgccttactgatgtaaaatctcttaaagtgagatccaaacaggagggccccattagagcatctctagacacatttatgagtgtgtgtgtatgagtaaaatctctaaaagtgagatccaaatggaagggccccattagagcatcactagaaacattaatgtgtgtgtttgagatgaattgggccccataaggaaaagactagagatgtgtgtgtgctcgtttaAGTGAGGTTCCCTCGTCATGAACTATGTTCCTTCATCATAAGTCTACCAAATCCGCCAATAAGTAACCCCCAATGTAAAGCTGTATCAGAATGCTATATCAACACcacaatatctttgtaaatgaactAGATAGTGTAGAGGTCTAgataaacagtttgtgatgacagCGTCTTCATCATTCTTTTACCTGCAAGTTTGCAAGTTCAGTATTGGAATCTCCATGGGAGCTCGGATCTGCTTTTAATATCTGGGTCTCTACTGCCACAGCAGGAGTCTGCAAGTTGATCAcctgaaattcagataaaaaacaaaaacacataatgaattgAGGCAGATGAGGTTTTGAAGATATTGATAAGTTACAAAAGTCAGCTCTGTGAGAAACGATTCTAAAACAGCATATAACCAAAGCTAAGTGTGTGGCAAAGACATTTCTGAAGATCTGAACTACAGCCATAACAACATATAAGAGGCTAAAGCggatcacattcaaaataccctttttaaacatataacagttcagagagtgtaataatatttctgtaataacttggtttagataatgagaggtgttgccttactgatgtaaaatctcttaaagtgagatccaaacaggagggccccattagagcatctctagacacatttatgagtgtgtgtgtatgagtaaaatctctaaaagtgagatccaaacggaagggccccattagagcatcactagaaacattaatgtgtgtgtttgagatgaattgggccccataaggaaaagactagagatgtgtgtgtgctcgtttaAGTGAGGTTCCCTCGTCATGAACTATGTTCCTTCATCATAAGTCTACCAAATCCGCCAATGAGTAACCCCCAATGTAAAGCTGTATCAGAATGCTATATCAACACcacaatatctttgtaaatgaacCAGATAGTGTAGAGGTCTAgataaacagtttgtgatgacagCGTCTTCATCATTCTTTTACCTGCGATTTTGCAAGTTCAGTACTGGAATCTCCTTGGGAGCTCGGATCTGCTTTTAATATCTGGGTCTCTATAGCAGGAGTCTGCAAGTTGgtcacctgaaattcagataaaaaacaaaaacacataatgaattgATACAGATGAGGTTTTGGAGATATTGATAAGTTACAAAAGTCAGCTCTGTGATAAACGATTCTAAAACAGCATATAACCAAAGCTAAGTGTGTGGCAAAGACGTTTCTGAAGCTCTGAACTACAGCCATAACAACATATAAGAGGCTAAAGTggatcacattcaaaataccctttttaaacatataacagttcagagagtgtaataatatttctgtaataacttggtttagataatgagaggtgttgccttactgatgtaaaatctcttaaagtgagatccaaacaggagggccccattagagcatctctagacacatttatgagtgtgtgtgtatgagtaaaatctctaaaagtgagatccaaatggaagggccccattagagcatcactagaaacattaatgtgtgtgtttgagatgaattgggccccataaggaaaagactagagatgtgtgtgtgctcgtttaAGTGAGGTTCCCTCGTCATGAACTATGTTCCTTCATCATAAGTCTACCAAATCCGCCAATGAGTAACCCCCAATGTAAAGCTGTATCAGAATGCTATATCAACACcacaatatctttgtaaatgaactAGATAGTGTAGAGGTCTAgataaacagtttgtgatgacagTGTCTTCATCATTCTTTTACCTGCGAGTTTGCAAGTTCAGTATTGGAATCTCCATGGGAGCCCGGATATGCTTTTAATATCTGGGTCTCTACTGCCACAGCAGGAGTCTGCAAGTTGgtcacctgaaattcagataaaaaacaaaaacacataatgaattgATGCAGATGAGGTTTTGAAGATATTGATAAGTTACAAAAGTCAGCTCTGTGATAAACGATTCTAAAACAGCATATAACCAAAGCTAAGTGTGTGGCAAAGACGTTTCTGAAGATCTGAACTACAGCCATAACAACATATAAGAGGCTAAAGCggatcacattcaaaataccctttttaaacatataaccGTTCAGAGagtgtaataatatttctgtaataacttggtttagataatgagaggtgttgccttactgatgtaaaatctcttaaagtgagatccaaacaggagggccccattagagcatctctagacacatttatgagtgtgtgtgtatgagtaaaatctctaaaagtgagatccaaacggaagggccccattagagcatcactagaaacattaatgtgtgtttgagatgaattgggccccataaggaaaagactagagatgtgtgtgtgctcgtttaAGTGAGGTTCCCTCGTCATGAACTATGTTCCTTCATCATAAGTCTACCAAATCCGCCAATGAGTAACCCCCAATGTAAAGCTGTATCAGAATGCTATATCAACACcacaatatctttgtaaatgaacCAGATAGTGTAGAGGTCTAgataaacagtttgtgatgacagCGTCTTCATCATTCTTTTACCTGCGATTTTGCAAGTTCAGTACTGGAATCTCCTTGGGAGCTCGGATCTGCTTTTAATATCTGGGTCTCTATAGCAGGAGTCTGCAAGTTGgtcacctgaaattcagataaaaaacaaaaacacataatgaattgATGCAGATGAGGTTTTGAAGATATTGATAAGTTACAAAAGTCAGCTCTGTGATAAACGATTCTAAAACAGCATATAACCAAAGCTAAGTGTGTGGCAAAGACGTTTCTGAAGATCTGAACTACAGCCATAACAACATATAAGAGGCTAAAGCggatcacattcaaaataccctttttaaacatataacagttcagagagtgtaataatatttctgtaataacttggtttagataatgagaggtgttgccttactgatgtaaaatctcttaaagtgagatccaaacaggagggccccattagagcatctctagacacatttatgagtgtgtgtgtatgagtaaaatctctaaaagtgagatccaaacggaagggccccattagagcatcactagaaacattaatgtgtgtgtttgagatgattTGGGCCCCATAAGGAAAAgactagagatgtgtgtgtgctcgtttaAGTGAGGTTCACACGTCATCAACTATGTTCCTTCATCAGAAGTCTACCACATCCACCAATGAGTAACCCTCAATGAAAAGCTGTATTAGAATGCTATATCAACACCACAATATCTATGTAAATGAACTAGATAGTGTAGAGGTCAAcataaacagtttgtgatgacagCGTCTTCAACATTCTTTTACCTGTGAGTTTGCACTGTCAGTATTGGAATCTCCATGGGAGCTCGGATCTGCTTTTAATATCTGGGTCTCTACTGCCACAGCGGGAGTCTGCAAGTTGgtcacctgaaattcagataaaaaactgtaatattgtAACATTTAGTTCTGAGAAATCATATAATtatctttcaaaacacagatcACGATCAATTCTATATAAAtggagaaatacaaatatttagaCATTAGAAATATTATTTAGTCACCTTTTCATGGCTTGGCCCTTTTGAGTCACCAGAGTAGGAGATTATTTCGGTTCCTACCTCAATAAGCTTAATGGAAAATAGGCATAAGTTTGGCTTGTTGTATGGTGCAGTTTcgatatttgttgttttcattaaccAATCTTCCAAGGGATCCGTCTTCTTTGGAAGCATCAATACTAAAAAGTAACAAAACCTCCTATTACACTATGTAGGGCTACATGATTATAACCAAAAGGGTTTCATGTAAATTATCAATTGATTATAGAGtactttaacatttaaataaaaagagcatGATTTCAAAATCCCATTCACAGGGCATCTAATAGAGGCAAAAACATGATTGAAATTGATGCAAAATATTCACAGATTTGTACCTAAAGAGAGCACTGCAttaattttcatgttttccatcAGTTCGCTACCTTACAATGATAACACCCTTCACAGTGTTGCGGTTCATGATTTTTGAGTTGATGTTTGAGCAGCGGCGAAATATTGGATCAATACAATATTCTCCTTCTTGGCCTTCATGCATTTATCGAACCGCAGTAGGGATGGGACTTTAGAGGAGATTTCATGTTCGAATATTcataacgttattgaacaattaatcgatCATTCGCTAAGGcattatttttcagtttaggAACCCTGGTCTGTGAGTTTACGGGAAAGGATGGGACGGTTAGAGTGAATACATATTTTCTTTAGATGTACAAATCACTGACCATGAACTTAAAGTCCGTTAAGATATCTGACAGGGATTTAGCACCCGTTACACTCATCTGCTGTAGGAAGTCGAGCTCCACAAGATACCGGAAGATGTTCTTCTCATAATGCGCGGGACTAGAACGATATTCATTAGGCTTGGATGTTATTCGAATAATTCTTAATGAACGAATATATGAATatcgattattcattaccaatCCTAAACCGCAGTTCATGGAGATTTATTCAGGGGGtttaatatttgtgttgctttgtggaGCAGGCAAGTGGCATGCACTCTTTGGATaagatttttgttgtttatgaTCACAACTCTCCTGAATCTGAATTACCTAAAAACCCATGGGACGATGCTTTGTTTCGAGAGACTAGCTCTGAGACTCTGCCTCTGATTTTTGTCTAGCTGTCTACTCTGTTGGATTGTATATGTCAATATCGCAGTCgatcatgtttatttaattgtggAAGACCAAAATAATGATCACAATTACTATTTGATTAATTATGCAGCCCTCTTTTAAATAAGTTGGAGCTAGCATGTAATCATTCTCCAACAACaaggatatttatttataatgcatgtgcacacaagcCATATAccacaaaaaaaagttgtgcAATTGCATctatatttaatgtaaatattcatGATAGAAGACAGGCTTATGTAAAATTGCCCATACAAGGCTGCATTTTACTTAAACAGCAGCCACAAGCaagatgtttttaaagataTCTGCTTCTGACGTCtatttcaaataattatttataccATATGTACATGTTAATGAATAGTACTGAGAAATGCAAAATATGCTACACCGACTGGACCAGACATGCTTCTTACCTTTGTAACtatcaatatatttttctataaaaCACTGCTTGTCCCTTGAAGACAGAACCCACGATATTGCATCTTCTGCCGGCTGGACcctcttcctctttaaaataattttcaaaTCAGACAGCAAACATGGATTTATTATCTAGGATTAGTCATCAGACCACAGGTGTGTCCAAGAGGTTTGTGCCGGTAGCATAATAAAATTCACCAATAATCATGAACCCCAGGATTCAACACGccatttttcttattaaaataatacTTGTATAGCATCAACCCTGTAATGCACAATAAATGTATGCCTTTTTTTTAAGACAAACTGGAATAATGATGCTGCAGTGATGTTTAAATACTTATAAaggcaaacaaaaacagcataaaaataatcattcatttttaacagcACATCAGCAGCAAGATATCTGGTTCTAATGTAGCATCTAAGGATCCGATGCTAATGATAGCAGCTTGCAATCCGATGCTAATATTAGCTAGCGATCCGATGCTAATATTAGCAGCTAGCGATCCGATGCTAATGATAGCAGCTTGCAATCCGATGCAAACATTCGCTAGCGATCAGATGCTAATATTAGCAGCTAGCGATCGATGCTAATGATAGCAGCTAGCAATCCGATGCTATTATTAGCTAGCGATCCGATGCTAATATTAGCAGCTAGCGATCCGATGCTAATAATAGCAGCTAGCAATCCGATGCTAACATAAGTCAGTGATACAACACTAATATTAGCAGCTGGCAATCCGATGCTAACATTAGCAGCTAGTGATCTTGATAAAATAGTATTTTATTAATCCTCAATGGCGAAATTGTTGCACTGCAGTTGCAAGAAACTGTGGGGAGGAACAAGAAAATGTCATATAAACCAAGTAAAACTCCACTAAAACTATTAAGCTTACCTGTCATCCATTGAGCTGCAGGCCCGGTCCACAGCGCGGCATTCGCTAAGCCCCGCCCACGTCCCGTATCATTGGCTGAAAGTTTACACACTTCTACTTGGTGTGTATGGGCGAAAATGGGAAAACCGGAAGTAGGGGGCGATAGAGAGCAAATAATTTCAAACACACGTTTCCACTTTTTGTTACCTTGTGGGCCAAGTGAAGAAGAAGCAACAGGGGCATTAGGGGAGGTTCCAGAGCTCATTTAAAGCAATAAACGTTGTGGGGCCCACCATTTTGGGCCCCACACCGTCTGAGGGCCCCATACCGTTGGTGTGCTCCTTGACACTGGACCTCACAAAGTAAGAAATACGAGTGCACATACGTCATAACCCGGCagacaggtgtttgtgtgtgtatgtgggtgtgtgtatgtatgttggtgtgtttgtgcgtttgcaGGATTAGGCCTACATTGTTTCATAATGAGTGATGTACAGATATGATTTGGAGTAATTAGAAGTTTTCATAATTActtaaagtgtgtgtatgtgtgcatgtaagtgtgcgtgtgtgtgtgtccctgtgtcagTCCCTTTGCCAGTTGGTGACTGGGACTGGACTGTGTCTCAGCTCTATGGAGTCAGTGCAGGAGACCTGACATCATTCACAAAGCTGTCACGTAAACGCGCCTTACGGGGGCCAAACTGTGAGGGTACAGCGTCCCATCCCTTATAGCTGCTTTGGCTCTGACTATTTGAATTTCCATtattcatcacacacagacagactgcggctgaatatatatatataaataatcacctcatgaatttaataaataaataaagctaatTTCAGAATATGCACTAAATGTAATTACCCTCATCAAAGGACCTGATGAGACAAGttcatatttt harbors:
- the LOC133959132 gene encoding uncharacterized protein LOC133959132, which codes for MCTRISYFVRSSVKEHTNGMGPSDGVGPKMKNILIVTKVTNLQTPAVAVETQILKADPSSHGDSNTDSANSQVTNLQTPAIETQILKADPSSQGDSSTELAKSQVTNLQTPAVAVETQILKAYPGSHGDSNTELANSQVTNLQTPAIETQILKADPSSQGDSSTELAKSQVINLQTPAVAVETQILKADPSSHGDSNTELANLQVINLQTPAVAVETQILKADPSSHGDSNTELANLQVINLQTPAVAVETGKQSSI